The following proteins come from a genomic window of Terribacillus aidingensis:
- a CDS encoding methionine gamma-lyase family protein, producing the protein MINETARRTEEETSAERAGIDSIVEKNQKRVMDAFRNQRVSDSHFNPTTGYGYDDFGRETLEKVYAEVFGGEDALVRPQIVSGTHAITTALFGVLRPGDQLLYITGKPYDTLEGVIGNREEDTGSLKDFGVTYDAVDLTEDGAIDYPAVADKLSEKTKVVAIQRSKGYADRPSFSVTEIGEMVSFVKGKYPDAIVFVDNCYGEFAETEEPLHVGADLIAGSLIKNPGGGIVRAGGYIAGRTDLIELCANRLTAPGLGKETGASLGMLQELFQGFFLAPHVVGEALKGAVFTSRFLELLGFSTSPKFNSKRVDLIQSVNFHSADQMIAFCQAIQHASPVNAHVTPHAAPMPGYESDVIMAAGTFIQGASLELTADGPIRPPYTAFVQGGLTYAHVKLAIMDAAQNLLEKGLISTNQAY; encoded by the coding sequence ATGATAAACGAAACAGCAAGAAGAACAGAAGAAGAAACAAGCGCCGAGCGCGCTGGAATAGATTCCATCGTAGAAAAGAATCAGAAACGAGTGATGGATGCATTCCGCAATCAGCGCGTAAGTGACAGTCATTTCAATCCCACAACGGGTTATGGATATGATGACTTTGGTCGGGAGACCCTTGAAAAGGTTTACGCAGAAGTGTTCGGCGGAGAGGATGCACTTGTGCGTCCTCAGATCGTTTCAGGTACACACGCGATAACTACTGCATTATTCGGTGTTTTGCGTCCTGGTGATCAATTGCTTTATATTACCGGAAAGCCATATGACACACTGGAAGGCGTCATTGGAAACCGAGAAGAAGATACAGGGTCATTAAAGGATTTCGGTGTCACATACGATGCGGTTGATCTGACGGAGGATGGTGCAATCGACTATCCAGCTGTGGCAGATAAGCTTTCTGAGAAGACGAAGGTGGTGGCGATCCAGCGTTCCAAAGGATATGCCGACCGGCCTTCTTTTTCTGTTACAGAAATCGGTGAAATGGTTTCTTTCGTAAAAGGGAAGTATCCAGATGCTATCGTTTTCGTCGATAACTGCTATGGAGAATTCGCCGAAACAGAGGAGCCGCTCCATGTTGGTGCGGATTTGATTGCCGGATCACTAATCAAGAATCCAGGCGGCGGTATCGTACGTGCGGGAGGCTATATTGCCGGCCGGACTGATTTGATCGAGTTATGTGCCAACCGTTTGACTGCGCCAGGGCTCGGAAAAGAAACAGGAGCATCACTTGGCATGCTACAGGAGCTGTTCCAAGGATTCTTTCTGGCACCGCATGTTGTTGGGGAGGCGTTAAAAGGAGCCGTCTTTACATCAAGATTTCTTGAGCTTCTCGGCTTTTCGACTTCACCGAAATTCAACAGCAAACGCGTCGATTTGATTCAATCAGTGAACTTCCACTCGGCAGATCAGATGATTGCCTTCTGTCAGGCAATTCAGCATGCATCACCTGTCAACGCTCATGTGACGCCGCATGCAGCACCGATGCCGGGATATGAAAGTGATGTCATCATGGCAGCCGGAACCTTCATCCAAGGAGCCAGCCTGGAATTAACAGCAGATGGACCGATCCGCCCGCCATATACGGCTTTTGTCCAGGGCGGTTTGACTTATGCCCATGTGAAGCTCGCTATTATGGATGCAGCTCAAAATCTATTAGAAAAAGGCTTGATATCAACTAATCAAGCATACTAA
- a CDS encoding MerR family transcriptional regulator: protein MSDMNRRSMPLFSIGIVKSLTALTARQIRYYEDNGLIFPARTEGNQRLFSFNDVDRLLEIKELIDKGINLAGIKQMLPYREKPTAEMLETPIEPEISDKALRQMLRQELMDTGRLGKASLRQGELSRFFH, encoded by the coding sequence ATGAGTGACATGAATCGCCGATCTATGCCCTTGTTCTCTATTGGTATTGTAAAATCACTTACTGCATTAACAGCGAGACAAATCCGTTATTATGAAGACAACGGACTGATTTTCCCAGCAAGAACAGAAGGCAATCAGCGTCTTTTCTCATTCAATGATGTGGATCGACTGCTGGAAATCAAGGAATTGATCGATAAAGGAATCAACCTTGCCGGAATCAAGCAAATGCTGCCATACAGAGAAAAACCGACAGCAGAAATGCTTGAAACACCGATCGAACCGGAAATCTCTGATAAAGCATTAAGACAGATGCTGCGTCAGGAACTGATGGATACCGGGCGATTAGGCAAAGCTTCGTTACGTCAGGGAGAGTTATCACGATTCTTCCATTAA
- the hflX gene encoding GTPase HflX, whose protein sequence is MERVLLMAVHHQNQTLERFQSSLDELEALTETAGGEVAGIVTQKRERLHPGTYFGSGKLEELAELVEQEEPLLVISNDELSPGQLKNISNRIGVRVIDRSQLILDIFATRAHTREGKLQVELAQMQYLLPRLYGQGTEMSRLGAGIGTRGPGETKLETDRRHIRRRIDEIKQQLKAVVSHRSRYRERRKANQAFQVALVGYTNAGKSTIFNRVTGNDSLEQDQLFATLDPMTRRMRLPSGFQALLTDTVGFIQDLPTALIAAFRSTLEEVTEADFIIHMVNSAHPDHEQQQATVLKLLHELGADHLPILTVYNKADLLTEDFIASAHPYVQISAFKEEDRRLVMDKVQEMIQEASEFYDTIVPAAGGRLLDKLAQETILTKRNYNEEMDAYEVSGYVLPNHPLFHQLKGKNEA, encoded by the coding sequence ATGGAACGTGTATTATTGATGGCAGTCCATCACCAAAATCAAACATTAGAGCGATTCCAATCCTCGCTTGATGAATTAGAAGCATTAACAGAGACGGCAGGAGGCGAAGTGGCAGGGATTGTCACGCAGAAACGGGAACGCCTGCATCCTGGTACATATTTTGGATCAGGGAAGCTGGAGGAACTTGCTGAGCTAGTGGAGCAGGAAGAGCCGCTTCTGGTCATATCAAACGACGAATTGTCTCCAGGACAATTAAAAAATATCAGCAACCGAATTGGGGTTCGGGTCATCGACCGGAGTCAGCTAATTCTCGATATATTCGCAACACGTGCACATACCCGTGAAGGTAAACTGCAGGTGGAATTGGCACAGATGCAATATTTGCTGCCTAGACTATATGGACAAGGTACAGAAATGAGCCGGCTTGGAGCTGGTATCGGAACAAGAGGACCTGGTGAGACGAAACTGGAAACCGACAGACGGCATATCCGCCGCCGAATCGATGAAATCAAGCAGCAGCTGAAAGCTGTCGTTTCGCACCGCTCCCGTTACCGGGAACGACGAAAAGCGAATCAGGCTTTTCAAGTTGCCTTGGTCGGCTATACAAATGCCGGTAAATCGACAATCTTCAACCGGGTGACTGGAAACGACAGTCTGGAGCAGGACCAGCTGTTCGCTACGCTTGATCCAATGACGCGCCGTATGCGCCTTCCATCCGGTTTTCAAGCGCTGCTCACGGATACGGTTGGTTTTATCCAGGACCTTCCGACAGCTCTTATCGCCGCTTTCCGTTCAACACTGGAGGAAGTGACAGAAGCTGATTTTATCATTCATATGGTCAATAGCGCGCATCCAGATCATGAACAGCAGCAGGCGACTGTGCTGAAGCTGCTCCATGAACTCGGAGCTGATCATTTGCCGATTTTGACAGTTTACAACAAAGCAGATTTGCTAACAGAGGATTTCATTGCTAGTGCACATCCATATGTCCAGATCTCTGCATTCAAAGAAGAAGACCGCAGACTTGTAATGGATAAGGTACAGGAAATGATCCAGGAAGCAAGTGAATTTTATGATACAATCGTACCTGCCGCTGGCGGCCGTCTGTTAGACAAGCTTGCGCAGGAGACGATTTTAACAAAAAGGAATTACAACGAGGAAATGGATGCCTATGAAGTGAGCGGGTATGTATTGCCAAATCATCCACTTTTCCATCAGTTGAAAGGAAAGAATGAAGCATGA